The following coding sequences are from one Rathayibacter sp. VKM Ac-2760 window:
- a CDS encoding LacI family DNA-binding transcriptional regulator, giving the protein MATLADVAALAGVSKATASRTLSRPEVVSPDTAARVLSAAAKLGFIPNSAARQLARGRTGVVALVVPTLDNAFFTPIIGGAQRRADEDGLQLTVAVHPLEAVRELEAFDRLSRQVDGFIVVAPRGSDELLLSAGSQKPTVLVDREVDGITSVVADTASAFGALVERFTADGHERVLYIGGPDGSWQDRQRTAAVRESARRGGAELTVLGPFPATFAAGVGAAAAVRGSGATAVVPYATALGLGVQYALLSSGGVPAGLVVSSERSIVDALGLIGVPAVDVDGEELGRAAASLLIDRLGRKDAPPERRRLAVPVRWRAGP; this is encoded by the coding sequence ATGGCCACGCTCGCCGACGTCGCCGCCCTCGCCGGCGTGTCCAAGGCGACCGCGTCGCGCACACTCTCCCGCCCCGAAGTCGTCTCTCCCGACACGGCCGCGCGGGTGCTCAGCGCCGCGGCGAAGCTCGGTTTCATCCCCAACTCCGCCGCCCGCCAGCTGGCCCGCGGCCGCACCGGCGTCGTCGCGCTGGTCGTGCCCACTCTCGACAACGCTTTCTTCACCCCGATCATCGGGGGAGCGCAGCGCCGCGCCGACGAGGACGGCCTGCAACTGACCGTGGCTGTGCACCCCCTCGAGGCGGTGCGCGAGCTCGAGGCGTTCGACCGCCTCTCGCGCCAGGTCGACGGCTTCATCGTGGTCGCGCCGCGCGGCAGCGACGAGCTGCTGCTCTCCGCGGGATCGCAGAAGCCGACCGTGCTGGTCGACCGCGAGGTCGACGGGATCACCTCCGTCGTCGCCGACACCGCCTCGGCGTTCGGCGCGCTCGTCGAGCGCTTCACAGCCGACGGTCACGAGCGCGTGCTCTACATCGGCGGCCCCGACGGGTCGTGGCAGGACCGGCAGCGCACGGCCGCGGTCCGCGAGTCAGCGCGGCGCGGGGGAGCGGAGCTGACGGTGCTGGGTCCCTTCCCGGCCACTTTCGCGGCAGGGGTGGGCGCCGCGGCCGCGGTGCGCGGCTCCGGAGCGACAGCCGTGGTGCCGTACGCGACCGCCCTCGGGCTCGGGGTGCAGTACGCGCTGCTGTCGTCGGGTGGCGTGCCGGCAGGACTCGTCGTGAGCTCCGAGCGCTCCATCGTCGACGCACTCGGCCTGATCGGGGTTCCCGCGGTCGACGTCGACGGCGAAGAGCTCGGACGAGCCGCGGCCTCTCTGCTGATCGACCGCCTCGGACGGAAGGACGCACCCCCCGAGCGACGCCGACTGGCGGTCCCGGTCCGGTGGCGCGCCGGTCCCTGA
- a CDS encoding ABC transporter permease, translating to MRTRRPVAASLAVAGYVIMIVPILFVVATAFTAGSTLRFPPEGFSFRWFGEALSYDPFLESLATSAQLAVLSTAIALLIGIPATLAIYRGRIPGRSLIEGLFLSPLIVPELVVGLALFQQLVVTLDVDNAAVLLIGHTALLLPYAVRVTGASLATSDPALEEAARGLGAGPLRTFFTVTLPVLRPGVFSAALLGFVTSFNNVPLSLLLQSRDARTLPVTMLDYVQQSYDPMVAATSTLILAATVVIAIIAERSVGFAQIFGGINR from the coding sequence GTGAGGACCCGCCGCCCCGTCGCCGCGTCGCTCGCGGTCGCCGGCTACGTGATCATGATCGTGCCGATCCTGTTCGTCGTCGCCACGGCCTTCACTGCCGGCTCGACGCTCCGCTTCCCGCCGGAGGGCTTCTCGTTCCGCTGGTTCGGCGAGGCGCTCTCGTACGACCCGTTCCTGGAGTCGCTGGCGACCAGCGCGCAGCTCGCCGTGCTCTCGACGGCGATCGCCCTGCTCATCGGCATCCCCGCCACCCTGGCGATCTACCGCGGCAGGATCCCCGGCCGCTCGCTCATCGAGGGACTCTTCCTCTCGCCGCTGATCGTTCCCGAGCTCGTCGTCGGCCTGGCGCTGTTCCAGCAGCTCGTCGTCACGCTCGACGTCGACAACGCGGCCGTACTGCTGATCGGGCACACGGCGCTCCTGCTCCCCTACGCGGTCCGCGTGACCGGCGCCTCGCTCGCCACCAGCGATCCCGCGCTCGAGGAGGCCGCGCGAGGACTCGGGGCCGGTCCTCTGCGCACCTTCTTCACGGTCACGCTCCCGGTCCTGCGCCCGGGCGTCTTCTCGGCCGCGCTGCTCGGGTTCGTGACCTCGTTCAACAACGTCCCGCTGTCGCTGCTCCTGCAGAGCCGCGACGCCAGGACCCTGCCCGTGACGATGCTCGACTACGTCCAGCAGAGCTACGACCCGATGGTCGCAGCCACGTCCACCCTCATCCTCGCGGCGACCGTCGTCATCGCGATCATCGCCGAGCGCAGCGTCGGCTTCGCACAGATCTTCGGAGGCATCAACCGATGA
- a CDS encoding ABC transporter permease, translating to MRSRTAPLLLLPGLGFLLLFFVVPSLVMLFAPPGTGSLEVIARVGEMLTDPYELRIIGRTVGIGLVVTLICVVLGFPIAYLLARSSSRWSGVLLALAIFPLLLSNVVRTFGWLVVLGSNGAIGQLLVGLGIVSEAPQLLYTELAIVLGLTQLFLPLAIISCYSAVSQVDAGLDDAARGLGASPTRTFWDVVVPLSLPGVVVAATLVFAGSVTAYTTPYLLGGSSQRMLSTQLFSFSSVTIDWAGASATAIVMTVLVFLVSGLSSLVARKGAVS from the coding sequence GTGAGGTCGAGGACCGCTCCCCTCCTGCTCCTGCCCGGGCTGGGCTTCCTGCTGCTCTTCTTCGTCGTCCCCTCTCTGGTGATGCTCTTCGCGCCTCCCGGCACGGGTTCCCTCGAGGTCATAGCCCGCGTCGGCGAGATGCTCACCGACCCCTACGAGCTGCGCATCATCGGCCGCACGGTCGGCATCGGGCTCGTGGTCACGCTGATCTGCGTCGTCCTCGGCTTCCCGATCGCCTACCTGCTGGCGCGCTCCTCATCCCGCTGGTCCGGCGTCCTGCTGGCCCTCGCGATCTTCCCGCTGCTGCTCAGCAACGTCGTGCGCACCTTCGGCTGGCTCGTCGTGCTCGGCTCGAACGGCGCGATCGGCCAGCTGCTCGTAGGCCTGGGCATCGTGTCCGAGGCGCCGCAGCTGCTCTACACGGAGCTCGCGATCGTGCTGGGCCTGACGCAGCTCTTCCTGCCGCTCGCGATCATCTCCTGCTACTCCGCCGTCTCGCAGGTGGACGCCGGCCTCGACGACGCTGCCCGCGGACTGGGCGCGAGCCCCACCCGCACTTTCTGGGACGTGGTCGTCCCGCTCTCGCTGCCCGGAGTGGTCGTCGCGGCGACGCTGGTCTTCGCCGGCTCGGTCACCGCGTACACGACGCCCTACCTGCTCGGAGGGTCGAGCCAGCGGATGCTGAGCACCCAGCTGTTCTCCTTCTCCAGCGTCACGATCGACTGGGCCGGAGCCTCCGCCACGGCGATCGTCATGACGGTCCTGGTCTTCCTGGTCTCCGGACTCTCGTCCCTCGTCGCCCGGAAGGGAGCCGTCTCGTGA
- a CDS encoding iron ABC transporter permease has protein sequence MTAARPSSTRARPEPAAPSRRVHGRARRVAWSLAAVAAVLGVLVAGTLIGSLPLSSTAVVDALSGRGDVEARTILFDQRIPRTVLAAAGGAALAMAGVVIQAHTRNPLADPGLLGISAGASLLVVVAIAFLGATTPVDFVWFALLGAAAATTLVAALGRLAGSRRDSSPATLVLAGSAVAAVLSAVTGVILLTSSSTLDLFRFFTVGSLSGEHDLAALLPGFVCIAVGAVLALAQAPTLDALALGDDLVTALGRNVVRARLVGLVSVTLLTAGAVICCGAIGFVGLVVPHLVRLLVGRTHSWLLPMSAAIGAVAVVAADVAGRVVARPTEVPVGVVVALLGAPVFLAIVVSFRSRTR, from the coding sequence GTGACCGCCGCCCGCCCCTCGTCGACCCGGGCGCGCCCGGAGCCCGCCGCCCCCTCCCGCCGGGTGCACGGCCGCGCCCGGCGGGTCGCCTGGTCGCTCGCCGCCGTCGCCGCCGTCCTCGGCGTGCTGGTCGCGGGGACCCTGATCGGGAGCCTGCCGCTGAGCTCGACGGCCGTCGTCGACGCGCTCTCGGGGCGCGGTGACGTCGAGGCGCGGACGATCCTCTTCGACCAGCGGATCCCCCGGACCGTCCTGGCCGCGGCGGGCGGCGCGGCGCTGGCGATGGCCGGAGTGGTCATCCAGGCGCACACCCGCAATCCGCTCGCCGACCCCGGCCTGCTCGGCATCTCGGCGGGCGCCTCGCTGCTCGTGGTCGTCGCCATCGCCTTCCTCGGCGCCACGACGCCGGTCGACTTCGTCTGGTTCGCCCTCCTCGGCGCCGCCGCAGCCACGACGCTGGTCGCGGCCCTCGGCCGGCTCGCGGGCTCGCGCCGAGACTCCTCCCCCGCGACCCTCGTGCTCGCCGGCTCGGCGGTCGCGGCGGTGCTCAGCGCCGTCACCGGCGTGATCCTGCTCACCAGCTCCTCGACCCTCGACCTGTTCCGCTTCTTCACGGTCGGCTCGCTCAGCGGCGAGCACGATCTCGCCGCCCTTCTCCCCGGCTTCGTCTGCATCGCCGTCGGCGCGGTGCTCGCGCTCGCGCAGGCGCCCACCCTCGACGCACTCGCGCTGGGCGACGACCTGGTCACCGCCCTCGGGCGGAACGTCGTGCGCGCGCGACTCGTCGGCCTCGTCAGCGTGACCCTCCTCACGGCGGGAGCCGTCATCTGCTGCGGCGCGATCGGCTTCGTCGGGCTCGTCGTGCCGCACCTCGTCCGCCTGCTGGTCGGCCGCACGCACTCCTGGCTGCTCCCGATGAGCGCGGCGATCGGCGCGGTGGCGGTCGTCGCGGCAGACGTCGCCGGTCGCGTCGTCGCCCGCCCCACCGAGGTGCCCGTCGGCGTCGTCGTCGCCCTGCTCGGCGCCCCGGTCTTCCTGGCCATCGTCGTCTCGTTCCGATCGCGCACCCGATGA
- a CDS encoding ABC transporter ATP-binding protein yields the protein MPTNPALAAESLTVRFGRSPRPALDSVDVALEPGTMTAVVGPNGSGKSTLLRSLGRLESPTSGAVLVDGSPIGSVHPRALAREVGILPQAPATPEGMSVLDLVARGRDPHRRWYDQWSTADEEVVLAALDRTGLPELADAHLDELSGGQRQRAWIAMALAQEPRTLLLDEPTTYLDIAHQLDVLDLLARINHEQGTTMALVLHDLSLAARCCDRLLVLSDGTVVADGPPAEVLTVDLLREVFEIEAQILADATTGRPVVLPIRRTEG from the coding sequence ATGCCCACGAACCCCGCCCTGGCGGCCGAGAGCCTCACCGTGCGCTTCGGCCGCTCGCCGCGCCCGGCGCTCGACTCGGTCGACGTCGCCCTCGAGCCGGGGACGATGACCGCCGTCGTCGGCCCGAACGGATCCGGCAAGTCGACGCTCCTCCGCAGCCTCGGCCGCCTCGAGAGCCCCACCTCGGGCGCCGTGCTGGTCGACGGCTCCCCGATCGGATCCGTGCACCCGCGGGCCCTGGCGCGCGAGGTCGGGATCCTGCCGCAGGCCCCCGCCACCCCCGAGGGCATGTCGGTGCTCGACCTCGTCGCCCGCGGCCGGGACCCGCACCGCCGCTGGTACGACCAGTGGTCGACCGCCGACGAGGAGGTCGTGCTCGCCGCCCTCGACCGGACCGGCCTCCCCGAGCTCGCCGACGCGCACCTCGACGAGCTGTCCGGCGGCCAGCGCCAGCGCGCATGGATCGCGATGGCGCTCGCCCAGGAGCCGCGCACCCTCCTCCTCGACGAGCCCACCACCTACCTCGACATCGCGCACCAGCTCGACGTGCTCGACCTCCTCGCCCGCATCAATCACGAGCAGGGCACCACGATGGCGCTCGTCCTGCACGACCTCAGCCTCGCCGCGCGCTGCTGCGACCGGCTCCTCGTCCTCAGCGACGGCACCGTCGTCGCGGACGGCCCACCCGCCGAGGTGCTGACCGTCGACCTTCTCCGCGAGGTCTTCGAGATCGAGGCGCAGATCCTCGCCGACGCGACGACGGGACGACCGGTGGTGCTGCCGATCCGGCGAACCGAGGGCTAG
- a CDS encoding ABC transporter substrate-binding protein — protein sequence MSSTAWRRPLAATTTIVAVSLLTACSAAGGGAEQTRQVDTVRGAVEVPSAIDSVVVLEGRRDTDIVLALELPLVGFPARDAADGYELRGPLADAIDAATADGAEELFLVDEINLESIAEKAPSLIVSRSTEIEPIAAELEAIAPVVAIGNQDETTWQEDILTVGAATGTEELAQEWIDRYDARVAELKTAFAEEIAATPVVPFEFDDEGSDVGGQRLESLVLEDLGATPSAAFASALASGETVEFSYEQTLSAYQDAGGIYVFVTSADWWAELQATDLWQELPAVAAGDVVRGDRLTHDGGPITAMRILDQLEELYAGLAAE from the coding sequence ATGTCGAGCACTGCCTGGCGCCGTCCGCTGGCCGCCACCACCACGATCGTCGCGGTCTCCCTCCTCACCGCCTGCTCGGCAGCGGGCGGAGGCGCCGAGCAGACCCGGCAGGTCGACACCGTCCGCGGCGCGGTCGAGGTGCCGTCCGCCATCGACTCCGTGGTCGTGCTCGAGGGCCGCCGCGACACCGACATCGTGCTCGCGCTCGAGCTCCCCCTCGTCGGCTTCCCCGCCCGCGACGCCGCCGACGGCTACGAGCTCCGCGGCCCGCTGGCCGACGCGATCGACGCGGCGACGGCCGACGGCGCGGAGGAGCTCTTCCTGGTCGACGAGATCAACCTCGAGAGCATCGCGGAGAAGGCGCCGAGCCTGATCGTCTCGCGCAGCACCGAGATCGAGCCCATCGCGGCCGAGCTCGAGGCGATCGCCCCCGTCGTCGCGATCGGCAACCAGGACGAGACCACCTGGCAGGAGGACATCCTCACCGTCGGCGCCGCGACCGGCACCGAGGAGCTCGCCCAGGAGTGGATCGACCGCTACGACGCACGCGTCGCCGAGCTGAAGACGGCCTTCGCCGAGGAGATCGCGGCGACCCCGGTCGTCCCCTTCGAGTTCGACGACGAGGGCAGCGACGTCGGGGGGCAGCGCCTCGAGTCGCTCGTGCTCGAGGACCTCGGCGCGACCCCGTCGGCCGCCTTCGCCTCGGCGCTCGCGAGCGGCGAGACCGTCGAGTTCAGCTATGAGCAGACCCTGTCCGCATACCAGGACGCGGGCGGCATCTACGTCTTCGTCACCAGCGCGGACTGGTGGGCCGAACTGCAGGCCACGGACCTCTGGCAGGAGCTCCCCGCCGTCGCGGCCGGCGACGTCGTGCGCGGAGACCGCCTCACCCACGACGGCGGGCCGATCACGGCCATGCGGATCCTCGACCAGCTCGAGGAGCTCTACGCGGGCCTCGCAGCCGAGTGA
- a CDS encoding iron ABC transporter permease, with protein MSAARQPTAIRSLRLGGLSTRVRPRRLGVAIAATAAAALIAILSLGTGDYTLSPAEVAAALLGHGDRRDLLVVQVVRLPRILTGLAVGAALAIAGAITLTTARNTLATPDLLGVTGGASAGAVAVITLGGTASASGVLREIGVPTAALGGALVASALVVLLTGRTRLTGIRPLLVGLGVTAFFTGVINLLLIVAPIKDAARANVWLTGSLNQRSWPEFWPVVTALAVGVIILVPLAHRLGALHLGPDVARALGTAPGPTALVLLVVAGALTAVSAAAVGPLGFVALVAPHAARLATGASHPPLAASAAVGALFVAASDLVARTAFAPITLPAGAVVAIVGGPVLAALLITRFGRRA; from the coding sequence ATGAGCGCGGCGCGACAGCCGACGGCGATCCGCTCGCTCCGCCTCGGCGGCCTCAGCACCCGAGTCCGGCCCCGCCGGCTCGGGGTGGCGATCGCGGCGACGGCGGCGGCCGCGCTGATCGCGATCCTGTCCCTCGGCACGGGCGACTACACCCTGTCCCCCGCGGAGGTCGCCGCCGCCCTCCTCGGCCACGGCGACCGGCGGGACCTGCTCGTCGTCCAGGTGGTGCGCCTGCCGCGCATCCTGACCGGCCTCGCCGTCGGCGCCGCCCTCGCGATCGCGGGTGCCATCACGCTGACGACCGCCCGGAACACCCTCGCCACCCCCGACCTCCTCGGGGTGACCGGCGGAGCGAGCGCCGGCGCCGTCGCGGTGATCACGCTCGGCGGCACCGCGTCCGCCTCGGGGGTCCTCCGCGAGATCGGCGTGCCGACCGCCGCGCTGGGCGGCGCTCTCGTCGCCAGCGCGCTCGTCGTGCTGCTGACGGGGCGCACCCGGCTCACCGGGATCCGCCCGCTGCTCGTCGGGCTCGGCGTCACCGCGTTCTTCACCGGAGTGATCAACCTGCTGCTCATCGTCGCCCCGATCAAGGACGCCGCGCGTGCGAACGTCTGGCTCACCGGATCGCTCAACCAGCGGTCGTGGCCCGAGTTCTGGCCGGTCGTCACCGCCCTGGCCGTCGGCGTGATCATCCTCGTCCCCCTCGCCCACCGGCTCGGCGCGCTGCACCTCGGCCCCGACGTCGCCCGGGCGCTCGGCACCGCGCCGGGTCCCACCGCGCTCGTGCTGCTCGTCGTCGCCGGGGCGCTCACCGCAGTGTCCGCCGCGGCGGTCGGCCCCCTCGGCTTCGTCGCGCTCGTCGCCCCGCACGCCGCCCGTCTCGCGACCGGCGCCTCGCATCCGCCCCTCGCCGCCTCGGCCGCCGTCGGCGCGCTCTTCGTGGCGGCGAGCGACCTCGTCGCGAGGACCGCCTTCGCGCCGATCACCCTCCCGGCGGGGGCCGTCGTCGCGATCGTCGGCGGCCCGGTGCTCGCCGCACTCCTGATCACCCGCTTCGGACGGAGAGCCTGA